The Arcanobacterium wilhelmae region GCGAGCTTCGCCATCTCACTGGAAAAGATGCTCCCGTAGCCAATTTCGTGTTGGCTGTGGACGGAGCACGCGAGTTCGTCGATTCCTATGTCAACATGCTCGCCCCGATCCTCGAGGGCTATGTTCGTGAGCTCAAACCGTACGTCACTGTGGCCGTCGGGTGTACCGGCGGCAAGCACCGTTCCGTGGCGATCGCTGAGGAGATTTCTCGCCGAATGCGCGAACGCGGTGTGACAGTGAAGACTCTGCATCGAGATCTCGGGCGCGAGTGATGCGCGACATCGGATATGCAGGGCGGCGTGTGGTCGCCTTCGGCGGAGGGCATGGCCTGTACGCCACACTTTCTGCGTTGCGGATTCTGACGCGAAACATCACTGCGATCGTCACTGTGGCCGACGACGGCGGCTCTTCTGGCCGGTTGCGTAACGAGATGGAGATCTTGCCACCAGGGGATCTGCGCATGGCTCTGTCGGCGCTTTGCGACGATTCTCAATGGGGGCTCACCTGGCGTAGCGTGCTCCAGCACCGTTTCACGACGTCGGGGGAACTCAACGGGCATTCCCTTGGCAACCTGCTGATCGCAGCTATCTGGCAGGAGATCGGAGATCCTGTTGCGGGCCTGGATCTGGTCGGCCAGTTGCTGACCACTCACGGCCGCGTTTTGCCGATGAGTGCAGTGCCGTTGAGCCTCACGGCACACATCGAGCGCGACGGCGTCGTCGAAACGGTTCACGGGCAGTCAGTGATCGCGAAGTTGGGAGAGGCGATCTCACAGGTCTCGCTTTCTCCGGCAAATCCTCCGGCGCGTCCGGAAGCGTTGCGGGCAATCGACGAGGCGGATTGGGTTATTTTTGGCCCAGGTTCCTGGTATACGTCGGTGATTCCACATTTGTTGGTTCCCGAACTCCGCGGCGCTGTGGCACACACGGCTGCCAAGCGTATGCTTGTGGTCAATCTTGCCCCTGATCTTGAGACTCGCGCGATGAGCTCGGCAGATCTGGTGCGTTCATTCCATGCGCATGCTCCGGATATGGCTCTCGACATTGTGTTGGTCGATCCGTCGGTTGTTGGCGACCATGCGGATTTGCGTGAAGCGGTTCGAAGGTGTGGTGCGGAGCTTTTGGTGTGGCCAGTCAAGCGCGACGTCGCCAAGCACGATCCGCTCACACTCGCTGCGGCGCTCCGCGAGGCATTCGAGACCGCTTGACATCCCTGCCTGCCCTGCTCGGAGAGGCGCGATTGCGATACGATATTTTCTCGACGTCGGGGTTCACCCGCCCGTGTCTGAAGAAAGGTTGAAGTTTATGCCAGCTCTTACTGTCGCTGTACAGGACGAACTTTCGGGCGTGTTTCCTCAATCTGCAACGTCGGCTATCGCCGAGATCGCGGCGATGTTTCGGTTTTCCGGCGGGTTGGAAATCAATAACGGCGTCGTCACGCTCGAGGCTGAGCTATATCACCCAGGCGCGGTGCGCCATCTTGCGCATCTGATCTCGCGCATCTTGCGAATCGAGCCTGAGATCCTCACAGTCAAGTCGAAGACTCGCGGCCAGAACCAATATTTTTTGAGAATCAACCGCGACGGCGAGAAGATCGCCCGTTTGCTCGGGCTCCTTGATACTCATGGGCGGCCGGTGCGCGGCTTGCCTCCTCAGATCGTCGCCGGTTCGAAGGCTGACGCAGCGGCAGCGTGGCGAGGGGCTTTCCTTGCGCGTGGAACACTCATGGAGCCTGGGCGTAACGGCGCACTCGAGGTCACGTGTCCGTCACTCGAAGCGAGCTATGGTCTTGGCGGCTTGGCCCGCCGGCTTGGGATTACTTACCGTGCTCGGGAATCGCGTGGGGCTCAGCGGGTTGATATCCGCGAGGGGGAACAGATCGCGCAGATTCTGATTCGAATGGGAGCAACACGCACCCTTGCCCAGTGGAATGAGCTCCGTTCCGAGCGCGAAGATCAGGGACAGTCGAACCGGCTAGCGAACTTCGACGATGCGAACATGCGCCGCAGCGCGGATGCTGCGGTGGTTGCAGTGATCCGCGTGCAACGAGCGTTTGAGATCCTCGGCGATGCGGTTCCCGAAAATCTTCGGCAAGCGGGCGAGTTCCGGATCAAGTATCCTCACGACTCGCTCAATGTGTTGGGGGAGAGGCTCACACCTCCCGCAACCAAAGATGCAGTGGCAGGTCGCCTGCGCCGTCTGAACACGATGGCTGACAAACTCGCGGAGCAACAGGGGATCCCGTCGACGCTCGACGCTGTAGCAGAGGCCGAGCGCCAAACGCATCCGCTCTGCGCTGATTGAGAAACCTCCCAATAACGGACCTTAGACCGTGCTTCAACGTTGTTCAGGCGTTAGAATGTAAGAGCATTGGAAACCTGAGTTGCGGGTAACCGCGCCAGCTTCCGAGATACGAGCGTGACGCTCGTATGAGTCAAACCGTGTGCTACGCACACAAGGAGGAAATAGAGTGACAACTCGCGTTGGAATTAACGGCTTTGGCCGCATTGGTCGTAACTTCATCCGCGCCGTCTACGAAGCCGGTGCTGATGTTGAGATCGTTGCAGTGAACGACCTCACTGACAACAAGACCCTCGCTCACCTGCTCAAGTACGATTCGATCCTCGGCCGTTTCGGTCACGAGGTTTCCTACACGGACGAAGCCATCGTTGTTGATGGCAAGGAGATTCGTTCGTTCGAAGAGCCGGATCCGTCGAAGATTCCGTGGGGCGAGGTTGGCGCAGACGTCGTCATCGAGTCCACCGGTCGTTTCCGTGATGGCACCAAGGCCCAGGCTCACATCGATGGTGGCGCCAAGAAGGTCATCATCTCCGCTCCGGGCAAGAACGTTGATCTCGACGTCGTCATCGGCGTGAACGAGAAGTCCTACGATCCGGCAAAGCACAACA contains the following coding sequences:
- a CDS encoding gluconeogenesis factor YvcK family protein, with the protein product MRDIGYAGRRVVAFGGGHGLYATLSALRILTRNITAIVTVADDGGSSGRLRNEMEILPPGDLRMALSALCDDSQWGLTWRSVLQHRFTTSGELNGHSLGNLLIAAIWQEIGDPVAGLDLVGQLLTTHGRVLPMSAVPLSLTAHIERDGVVETVHGQSVIAKLGEAISQVSLSPANPPARPEALRAIDEADWVIFGPGSWYTSVIPHLLVPELRGAVAHTAAKRMLVVNLAPDLETRAMSSADLVRSFHAHAPDMALDIVLVDPSVVGDHADLREAVRRCGAELLVWPVKRDVAKHDPLTLAAALREAFETA
- the whiA gene encoding DNA-binding protein WhiA, producing MPALTVAVQDELSGVFPQSATSAIAEIAAMFRFSGGLEINNGVVTLEAELYHPGAVRHLAHLISRILRIEPEILTVKSKTRGQNQYFLRINRDGEKIARLLGLLDTHGRPVRGLPPQIVAGSKADAAAAWRGAFLARGTLMEPGRNGALEVTCPSLEASYGLGGLARRLGITYRARESRGAQRVDIREGEQIAQILIRMGATRTLAQWNELRSEREDQGQSNRLANFDDANMRRSADAAVVAVIRVQRAFEILGDAVPENLRQAGEFRIKYPHDSLNVLGERLTPPATKDAVAGRLRRLNTMADKLAEQQGIPSTLDAVAEAERQTHPLCAD